In a single window of the Bacteroidota bacterium genome:
- a CDS encoding aspartate-semialdehyde dehydrogenase, with amino-acid sequence MKIAVVGVTGLVGTVMLKVLEERKFPLTELIPVASENSVGKKVLFNGKSFEIVSMQDAIKQKPHIAIFSAGGEVSLKWAPEFAKVGTSVIDNSSAWRMHPDKKLIVPEINASELTKEDKIIANPNCSTIQLVMALAPLHKIYGLERIVVSTYQSVTGTGVKAVTQLENERKGITSEMAYRYPIDKNCIPQCDDFTSNGYTKEEMKLVNEPRKIFSDPGISITATAVRVPVVGGHSESVNVSFKKDFDLEHVRELLKNTKGISVKDDIASFEYPMPRDSQGRDEVFVGRLRRDYSFPNSLNMWIVADNLRKGAATNAIQIAEYLVQNNLIS; translated from the coding sequence ATGAAAATCGCAGTTGTTGGCGTAACCGGATTGGTGGGTACGGTGATGTTAAAAGTTCTGGAAGAAAGGAAGTTTCCCTTAACTGAATTAATTCCTGTCGCCTCAGAAAATTCAGTTGGAAAAAAAGTCCTGTTTAATGGAAAATCATTTGAAATTGTTTCCATGCAGGATGCCATAAAACAAAAACCGCACATTGCAATATTTTCCGCGGGAGGTGAAGTTTCTTTAAAATGGGCTCCTGAATTTGCCAAAGTGGGAACTTCAGTAATTGATAATTCTTCAGCATGGAGAATGCATCCGGATAAAAAATTAATTGTTCCTGAAATTAATGCCTCAGAACTTACTAAAGAGGATAAAATAATTGCAAATCCTAATTGTTCAACTATTCAATTGGTTATGGCCCTGGCCCCATTACATAAAATTTATGGTCTAGAAAGAATTGTTGTATCCACCTATCAGTCAGTTACTGGTACAGGCGTAAAAGCGGTAACTCAACTTGAAAACGAAAGAAAAGGCATTACCTCCGAAATGGCCTACAGGTATCCGATAGATAAAAACTGCATTCCACAATGTGATGATTTTACATCTAACGGATACACAAAAGAAGAAATGAAACTGGTAAATGAGCCACGTAAAATTTTTAGCGATCCTGGTATTTCAATAACTGCCACTGCTGTTCGTGTTCCTGTTGTTGGTGGGCATTCAGAATCTGTAAATGTTTCATTTAAAAAAGATTTTGATCTTGAGCATGTAAGGGAATTATTGAAAAACACGAAAGGAATCAGTGTAAAAGATGATATCGCTTCTTTTGAATATCCCATGCCTAGAGATTCTCAAGGAAGAGATGAGGTTTTTGTTGGAAGATTAAGAAGAGATTATTCATTTCCTAATTCTCTAAACATGTGGATAGTGGCAGATAATTTAAGAAAAGGGGCTGCTACAAATGCAATACAAATTGCAGAGTATTTAGTCCAAAACAATTTGATTTCATAA
- a CDS encoding DUF2062 domain-containing protein, with protein MEKTSSRAVAFSFAMGTFIAILPTPGFGIFLALLLAYFFKQLNSLSIVVSFAVWNPLLLAPVYLLSYKLGDWIFDPSLTLLTNIAWVNTSIAFLKTYLVGNAIAAVVISTICYFIVYKIMEAYKLKKVERRNNRRIKNITPPTQSEEAA; from the coding sequence ATGGAAAAAACATCATCAAGAGCTGTTGCTTTTAGTTTTGCTATGGGTACTTTTATTGCAATTCTTCCTACACCTGGTTTCGGAATTTTTCTTGCCTTACTATTGGCATATTTTTTTAAACAGTTAAACAGTCTTTCAATTGTAGTTTCATTTGCAGTTTGGAATCCTTTACTACTTGCCCCTGTTTACCTTTTAAGCTATAAACTTGGTGATTGGATTTTTGATCCATCTTTAACATTGTTAACCAATATTGCCTGGGTAAACACTTCAATTGCATTCCTCAAGACTTATTTAGTTGGAAATGCAATAGCCGCAGTTGTTATATCCACAATCTGCTACTTCATTGTTTATAAAATAATGGAAGCCTACAAATTGAAAAAAGTAGAAAGAAGAAACAACAGGAGGATTAAAAATATTACTCCCCCAACTCAATCAGAAGAAGCAGCTTAG
- a CDS encoding NifU family protein, producing the protein MLNKIEEALAQLRPFLNADGGDMELVEVTENYVLKVKLTGACSSCSMSAMTLKNGVEEAVKKAVPQIISVEAVDF; encoded by the coding sequence ATGTTAAATAAAATCGAAGAAGCTCTGGCTCAGTTAAGACCTTTCTTAAATGCTGATGGAGGTGATATGGAACTTGTTGAAGTCACTGAAAATTATGTTCTTAAAGTGAAATTAACGGGTGCTTGCAGTTCCTGCTCAATGAGTGCTATGACCTTGAAAAATGGAGTGGAGGAGGCTGTAAAAAAAGCAGTTCCCCAAATTATATCAGTTGAAGCGGTAGACTTTTAA
- a CDS encoding Mrp/NBP35 family ATP-binding protein: MTKEKLIEALTYVIEPDLKKDIVALGLVSDIEIVDEVLKFSVKINNPAMHSRKRMEEACEHAIERFFGKGVKSEINILALPVESEREPEQRNILKQVKNTIAVASGKGGVGKSTVASNLAVSLALQGYKVGLVDADIYGPSIPMMFDVLHERPVVENIDGKSLIKPIESHGVKLLSIGFFADINQAVVWRGPMATKALTQLFTEANWGELDYLLIDLPPGTGDIHLSLVQTINLTGIVIVSTPQSVALADAKKGVAMFQLPQINIPILGIIENMAYFTPAELPENKYYIFGKDGAKILAETLEVPLLGQIPLVQSICESGDSGRPAVLQQTTPQALAFKEVTENLVEQVLKINVKFAKA; encoded by the coding sequence ATGACAAAAGAAAAATTGATCGAAGCTTTAACTTATGTGATAGAGCCGGATTTGAAAAAAGACATTGTTGCCCTTGGACTGGTTTCTGATATTGAAATAGTTGATGAGGTTTTGAAATTCAGCGTTAAAATAAACAATCCTGCCATGCACAGTCGCAAGCGCATGGAAGAGGCTTGTGAACATGCTATTGAACGTTTTTTTGGCAAGGGCGTTAAAAGTGAAATTAATATTCTTGCACTTCCTGTAGAAAGTGAAAGGGAGCCCGAGCAAAGAAATATTCTTAAGCAGGTAAAAAATACAATTGCGGTTGCATCTGGAAAAGGTGGCGTTGGGAAATCCACAGTGGCCTCAAACCTTGCAGTTTCTTTGGCTTTACAAGGTTATAAGGTAGGTTTGGTTGATGCAGATATTTATGGTCCTTCTATTCCGATGATGTTTGATGTTTTACATGAACGCCCGGTAGTTGAGAATATTGATGGAAAAAGCCTTATTAAGCCTATTGAAAGCCATGGGGTTAAATTGCTATCTATTGGTTTTTTTGCTGACATCAATCAAGCTGTTGTATGGCGTGGTCCTATGGCAACAAAAGCCCTTACTCAGCTTTTCACTGAAGCAAATTGGGGAGAGTTGGATTATCTTCTCATTGATTTACCTCCTGGAACTGGAGATATTCATCTTTCATTGGTTCAAACAATAAATTTAACAGGTATTGTTATTGTAAGTACACCACAATCTGTAGCCCTTGCTGATGCTAAAAAGGGAGTGGCAATGTTCCAACTGCCTCAAATAAATATTCCAATTCTTGGTATAATAGAAAACATGGCCTATTTTACTCCTGCCGAATTACCTGAAAACAAGTATTATATTTTTGGAAAAGATGGTGCAAAAATACTTGCAGAAACGCTTGAGGTCCCTTTACTAGGGCAAATACCTCTTGTACAAAGCATTTGTGAATCGGGAGATTCAGGAAGGCCTGCGGTGTTACAACAAACAACTCCTCAAGCATTGGCCTTTAAAGAGGTAACTGAAAATCTTGTTGAACAGGTGTTGAAAATAAATGTTAAATTCGCAAAAGCCTAA